Proteins from a genomic interval of Flammeovirgaceae bacterium SG7u.111:
- a CDS encoding heme-binding protein, with protein sequence MKKLIFLLLTFIVAQVAIAQQKPFLSLDAAKKMGTLAEEKSEAAGYKMNIAIVDDGGQLVYFVRMDGAKLSGLDIAIKKAVCAAYYEASTESYQKRIADGTLQLIGMPHMLPFEGGVPLKVGDTVVGAIGVSGATAAQDGDIADLAVALFEELTKD encoded by the coding sequence ATGAAAAAGCTTATTTTTTTACTTCTTACCTTCATAGTTGCCCAAGTGGCTATTGCCCAGCAAAAACCTTTTCTGTCTTTAGATGCTGCTAAGAAAATGGGGACCCTGGCCGAGGAAAAATCAGAGGCGGCAGGTTACAAAATGAACATAGCTATAGTTGATGATGGTGGTCAGTTAGTGTACTTTGTACGAATGGATGGAGCAAAACTATCAGGTTTGGACATCGCTATCAAAAAGGCGGTTTGTGCGGCCTATTACGAAGCTTCTACCGAATCGTACCAAAAACGGATAGCTGATGGAACGCTTCAATTGATAGGCATGCCTCATATGTTACCCTTTGAAGGAGGCGTCCCTCTGAAAGTGGGCGATACAGTAGTGGGAGCTATTGGGGTGAGCGGAGCAACTGCTGCGCAAGATGGGGATATAGCCGACCTGGCCGTAGCACTATTCGAAGAATTGACTAAAGATTAA
- a CDS encoding ArsC/Spx/MgsR family protein has translation MKKVYYLSTCQTCKKIIAAYGLDEGFEMQDVKKQIISEEQLDELYQLAGSYEALFNKGSQKYRLMGLKDKNLSETEIKELILQEYTLLKRPTVVIDGEIFIGNGKKNLEALGKKLGAAN, from the coding sequence ATGAAAAAAGTATATTATCTCTCCACTTGCCAAACGTGTAAAAAAATAATTGCTGCTTATGGGCTGGACGAAGGCTTTGAAATGCAAGATGTGAAAAAGCAGATCATCAGCGAAGAGCAGCTCGACGAGCTTTACCAACTTGCAGGTTCTTACGAAGCCTTGTTCAACAAAGGCTCTCAAAAATATAGGCTCATGGGCTTGAAAGATAAAAACTTGAGCGAAACGGAAATCAAAGAATTGATCTTGCAAGAATATACCCTGCTCAAAAGACCAACTGTGGTAATAGACGGGGAAATTTTCATTGGCAATGGGAAGAAAAACCTAGAAGCCCTAGGTAAGAAACTGGGGGCTGCCAATTAG
- a CDS encoding DUF2185 domain-containing protein, whose protein sequence is MLSEKKLLLKKDDIKELIKPMGGCYATSRITVDGAKIGFMYREEPDFEYDSGWRFMAGDETDEYMEETGNSGVYDVNAIANYDQSIIPYLNLPQGAEMERVPNTDEFKALGS, encoded by the coding sequence ATGCTGAGCGAGAAGAAACTCTTATTAAAAAAAGACGATATAAAAGAATTGATAAAGCCGATGGGCGGTTGTTATGCCACCAGTCGAATTACCGTAGATGGAGCAAAAATCGGATTTATGTACCGTGAAGAACCCGATTTCGAATATGATAGCGGTTGGCGCTTCATGGCTGGTGACGAGACGGACGAATACATGGAAGAAACTGGTAACTCGGGTGTTTACGATGTAAACGCTATCGCCAACTACGATCAATCCATTATTCCTTACCTCAATTTGCCACAAGGTGCTGAAATGGAGCGCGTGCCCAACACCGATGAATTCAAAGCTTTGGGTTCTTAG